DNA sequence from the Oncorhynchus clarkii lewisi isolate Uvic-CL-2024 chromosome 9, UVic_Ocla_1.0, whole genome shotgun sequence genome:
ATCAACTATTGTGCACAACCCCATAGAAACCAAAGACAAACTCATATTGGAGTGGGTAAAGTTTGAGTATTTGAAGACCCTTGTACCATTTTGTTTTTTTCACTCAAACCAGCACGCTATATACATTTAAGTTCTAAATACATGATTTGCTCTTGTTAAAAGTAACTTCTCTGTAGGCTGTGCAATGAGTCATGTTAAAGCTGTCCATCTTGTGAAATCAAGTTTAGGGACACTTCCAAAGGGGAAGTGGGTTGCTAGCGGTAGACTGGTTAGCCCACTGAGACAACTTACAGTAACTCGGAAATAAATCACTCAATGCCACACACCATAGCTTTGCTCACTAAAAATGTACATGGGTTTCCACACTAGCTGTTATTGTAACCAGCTATCAATCTGAAAACTGCTGACATTTTTGTATATAAAGTGCAGGAATACCTCCAAGCCCCTCTCTCCATAGAACATCTGTGCGCAGTCTCAATCAAATCTCCATCCCCCATCAGCATATGTACACCCGGGCGGGGGTAATGCCTCAAAGTTCAGGAACCTTATTCTTGTTTCTGATCATCCCCTCTATAACCCATTATGGGTTGCCCTGGTAATAAAATCACTCACCCGCCACCCTTTCTGGGGTATGTTAAGTTGGTGCAATGCTTTAATGTTGCACAGCCTTTTCCTCGAGCAACCCGTTCCTGTCAACATATCTCCCTCAAGCTCCATTTCCCAATACGGGCCCAGTTCCAAATCCATTCCACCTCCCTAAACCTTGACCCATACGCCAACCTTGCTCGATATGCCTAGACACAACTCAGTATGTTTGAATTAGGCCCAAGCCCACCCCTTAGTACCCAGTTGTAGCCCTCTGAGTTTCCCTGCCTAACCAAGAGTCTGTCTGGCCTCCTCAGCCTGCCCTCCCCAGTTCCCCCATGGGACCCCATTAGTCAAGGCTTCCCTCCCCCCCCAGGTAGTCCAGCTCTGTACTCTGCTTGCCCAGCTCCATGTCCAGGTCCATCATGGCGGGTGGGTGCTGGCTGAAGGAGGCGGAGATCTGGTCGAACGTCTTGCCCCGTGTCTCCGGCACCCGGAAGAAGGTGAAGATGAGGAAGAAGACAAGGAGCACTGCAAAGATGAGGAAGACATAAGGCCCACAAAGCTCCTGTGGagtgggaggaaggggaggggggcgTATATTCATTAGTATATCATTGAGAAGACATTTACTCATCAGTCCATGTTTGTCAGACACCATCCAATCCAGAGTATGTCAGCTTCGCCTATCATTAAAACCAATACTAAAGTCCTAAATGAAGGTTCctggtaaaaaacaacaacacacaaagTGATCACTTACAGCAAGATACTGGAAGCCAAAGCCAATAATGAAGTTGGCCGTCCAGTTGGAGAATCCGGCCACGGCCATCGCAGCGGGCCTGGGGCCTTGGGAGAAGAGCTCAGCCACAAAGAACCAGGGGATGGGGCCAGGCCCCACCTCAAAGAAGGCCACGAAGCCAAAGATTGCCAGCATGCTGATGTAGCTCATCCAGGGAACACTGTCCTGCCAAGGGAAAGGTGGTGATGGTTCAGCCAGAGGTACGTGAATAGAAATAGCCATACCACCCATTATGGCCTCTGTTTTGAATGGGGCGCCCCTTCTAGTATTTTATTTCTATGGGTACATGATTCCGTGAATGGGCTAATGAGTTTGTTGCTATTCATTAAGGACTAACCAATAAGGCAAGAGCTATCGTCATGACAATAGCACAGCCGCACATTCCGGACAGCCCCAGCATGTGTAGCGTCCTGCGGCCCGTCCTCTCCACCAGGAAGAGCTGTTGATTGGACGAGAGCAAGATGACAAACAGGTAACAACAGGCCTGAATCATGTTCACTCATTTCTAATTGAGACAAAAGTTAGCAGATGATTCTGACCGAACCTTTCCAACTGGCGTTTGTCTCAAACCTCTACTCTGGGACCCCCAGCCATTCCATGTTTCTTGCACCTGATTCGACTTGTTAACTAATCATTAAGACCTTGAATAGGTTAATCAGGTGAgctagttcagggctacaacaaaattgtgaaatgtctggggtccccgaggagaggtttgcgAACCACTGGTCTAAGGCATTCTCCAGTCTGGTTTGGTCATGGATAAAGACTATCGTAAGTGGGAGCTTTCTCTACAGAATGCAAACATAAAAGTGAAGCTGATGATTTAAAGAGGCGTTTTCATTTTTAAAATCAAAGGTCAACCCTCAACCCAGCCAAGACAATCAATAAATTAATCAACAAATCTGACCTTTTTGGATGAAGGCAGAAAGACTAAAGGCTCTATTCTatctgaagcgttacagattgtacaatataaatgtaaaggtaatttcggATTGAGCCGACATTTGCAGTGTTTATCGTGAATGCAGACTCCACTAACGTGGGAACATTGACCTTTAAATATACCCAACTTTGTAACGGTAACTTCCACGGtatggattgaatagagccctaggtTGGGAGAACCTCATCCCACAGCGCATATAAACCTGGGACATCAACGATTTAAAGTTGGTCTTAGTGGGAGTGACCTATAGAATTCCTAGAGTGACCTTACTAAGTAAGGTATTTATCATCATTTCATTTTAGTGAATCACAAGACTGCGAGGCGTGGCACCGTAAACAGAGTTGCACAAGACATGTACAGAGAAGGGGCAAGGTGTTCTGGGAGATGATTAATTGGTAGATTAAGTTGGGAGTTTCTTCCGTTCTGTAttggctcaggaaggccaagtTTGAATTGTTGGTTCACTGGACTCTGCGCATGTGAGCAGGAGTGTCTGGGAACGAGATTAAGGTTGGGTCGACCCACTACGTTATCTTGTTTGTTCAGTGATAAAGGTGTACGTGTTAAACAGTAATGGAGGTGCCTGGAAACAGGGCCTGCTTGTGTACCGAGACCACGGTGAAGGCACAGTTGACCACGCCGGCTCCTATAGTGGCGTAGACGGGGCTCTGGACCCCTGCCTTCTGGAAAATACTGGTGGAGTAGTAGAAGATCTGGAGAGAAGATAAAGAGGATGGTTGGTCATGGAATGGGGTCAAGCTTGAAGCAATGATCCCAATGTAATTGTGTTTCTTTGTCATTCTTTCACTGTTTGATGAAATCTAAGGACTCCAGATATagaatgtatttgaaaatactcatcATCAGGTGATACATACACCTACTGCACTCCCCTGCCCTCTCTAGTACTCACAGCATTGACTCCAGAGAGCTGTTGTGAGAGCTGCAGCAGGATGGCGATGATGATGGGCTGCCGGTACATGGGGGAGCGGAAGAGCTCTGCGATGGACACCTTCCTCTCCatgtccatcctcctcttctcctccttcatcTCCGCCAGCATATCCCCCACCTCCTGCCTCCCGGTCAGCCTCCTCAAGCCTGGTGAAGAGTGGGAATGAGAGTCACGCTGAGCGGAGAACTTCGGATGGGTTTTGGGGTGTGTTTGTAATTCAATTCCTGCTCCTGATCTACTTGTAGTCCTCTCCAATCAATCAAAAATAGGAAAGGAgataagggaggaaaggaggcctCTAGAAAGTGTTGGGACGTGGCCGGTCGTGACTTGATCCTCACCGCTCTTGGCGTGGTGCTCCTGGCAGCGGATGATGTAGAGAAAGCGGGGGCTCTCGGGGCAGAAGGGCAGCAGCACCATCTGCAGGACAGTGGGCAGAACGGTCACACCCACCAGCACTGGCCACAACTCCTCACTGCCCAGCAAAGACTCCAGACCTAGGACCTAGGGatgaggggggaaagagagagaggaaaggaaagagaagagtgatgaagataggagagagagcgtgaatgagagagagagaacattaatgCAGGTTCAGATAGTAATATATTGTGTAGAACAAACAAGATTCACTGTCATGTTGTTAAATACATTGTGCAAGCTCAGCTTCTGTACCTGTGCTATGAGAATCCCTGTGACGATCGCCAACTGGTGGAGCGTGCCCAAAGCACCTCGCAGACTTGTAGGCGCTATCTCGCCCACATACATGGGCACTAGCCCTGATGCCAACCCTGGAGGAAAGATCATTAGGCTAAGGTTCAGAAACTGGTATGCCAAGGTCTGGAGACAAAAAAAATGAGCAGCGATAGTGATTCCTATGAACTATTTCACCGGTTATTGGAATTTCAGTACTATTCATAGAAAATAATATAGGCTATCTACTGCACCACTGAAAAGTATCATTTAAGTCTACAGGATGAGTGCTCACCACAGTATGCACCGATAACGAAGCGTCCCAGGATCATCATCTCGAAGGACCGGCTGATTTTGGCCATGCCCATCAAACCTCCTCCGATGAAGGCAAACAAGTTGTTTATGAGCATggctttcctcctgacagagtacAAAGGAATAAATATGTTTTAATATTATTAGTAGTCATAGTTTACAGAAACACTTTATAATTGTGGTTTATAGGCCTTCGACTGTTCTATAATGTATCCTCTACATGGCAGACTTACACCACAAAACAGACACTGTTACAAATTGTCATAAGGAAAATATTTTGTTTCTACAAGGAACAGCTATTGTCACTCCTTAAGAGTCACccgtgcgtcaatctaagtaacataataattaactccccatcaaaatccgtcaaTTTAAACTGGAGCTAACAGATTTAGCACGTACTGCGTCTCAACCCACCGCATCCGCCTGTCGACCTTCCACGACAGCGGTGGAAGGTGGCTGAGCCaaagcggtgtttgtcagaccatgttgAGACAAACCGAAAATCGGTCCTCACGAACACTTTGGCCTACAAAACGAATATGAGACTCgcacgaacacgatggtgttctccgttttgctctacatcccccacaagtgtcacgggactcgtttGAAGGGAACCCATACAACTGAATTGAAGTATGGAGGGAGTTCTTATATCTCTTAGATATAAGATCTCCTAGATAtaagacagacacttcaaaacctcaTGATACATTTTTTGTCCGCCTTTTTTGCCGATTATGAATgggttattcaatgcgtttctatgggctatagtagtagtcCAAATtaaatatttgatcaaataatatTATTCTATTTCTTgttgatacctaaaggggtcatacaattctaaatcaaatagctaaatgagccatggtatgaccatcataaaaacaattccatatcgtagcttagtagaacccccccaaCTGCTTAAACTTTTAGAGGTTAAGAATGGCATAGCGAATTTCATTAATTTTGTAATACTCCAACAAACTTTATGTGTGTGAAATGCATAGAATACAGAGCATTCCTCCAGTATTGTGTGTGTACTAAACCTGCTAAAATAGAGATGGGATCTGTAACAGACTTCATGCTGCTGCTCAACAGTAAAGCTTCCTTCCTCATTAGCCCACACTGCTATTCAATATTGGAACCTCGGTCTCGCATACACATGTGACCGCCCATTAAACACCTTTAGCCAGCTGCGCCACAGGAAAGCTAGCAATTTGATGGTGCGGGTTGTGGTATTTCAAGCTGAGGAGTGAGTGTATTCTATGCATTTCACACACATAAAGTTATATTTACACGTCAAGAGTGTTTCTTGCCACCCAGCATGAGAAACCCGAGCAGAGGGAACAggggcatcatttgaaacagtCAGAAACACCTCAACACTGGTTCAGTCTTCCTTACTCAGCAGCTGTGACCTCTGCCTTTTGAGGAACACCTTGTCCTAGCTGTACCCATGCTGAttgtttgactgactgactgactgacattctCCAAAGGGAACCATGTTGGATCCAACTGACTGACTatctatttttaattttttatttttttttatttcacctttatttaaccaggtaggctagttgagaacaagttcaaatttgcaactgcgacctggccaagataaagcaaagcagtgtgaacagacaacacagagttacacatggagtaaacaattaacaagtcagtaacacagtagaaaaaaaggggagtctatatacattgtgtgcaaaaggcatgaggaggtaggcgaataattacaattttgcagattaacactggagtgataaatgatcagatggtcatgtacaggtagagatattggtgtgcaaaagagcagaaaagtaaataaataaacacagggAACCATGTTGGATCTAACTGACTGACACTATCT
Encoded proteins:
- the LOC139416148 gene encoding solute carrier family 2, facilitated glucose transporter member 4-like, whose protein sequence is MPPGFQQLGVETVTGTLALSVFTAVLGSFQFGYNIGVINAPQKIIEADYNATWVHRYGEPIPTATLTTLWSLSVAIFSIGGMISSFCVGVISEWLGRRKAMLINNLFAFIGGGLMGMAKISRSFEMMILGRFVIGAYCGLASGLVPMYVGEIAPTSLRGALGTLHQLAIVTGILIAQVLGLESLLGSEELWPVLVGVTVLPTVLQMVLLPFCPESPRFLYIIRCQEHHAKSGLRRLTGRQEVGDMLAEMKEEKRRMDMERKVSIAELFRSPMYRQPIIIAILLQLSQQLSGVNAIFYYSTSIFQKAGVQSPVYATIGAGVVNCAFTVVSLFLVERTGRRTLHMLGLSGMCGCAIVMTIALALLDSVPWMSYISMLAIFGFVAFFEVGPGPIPWFFVAELFSQGPRPAAMAVAGFSNWTANFIIGFGFQYLAELCGPYVFLIFAVLLVFFLIFTFFRVPETRGKTFDQISASFSQHPPAMMDLDMELGKQSTELDYLGGEGSLD